From one Labeo rohita strain BAU-BD-2019 chromosome 8, IGBB_LRoh.1.0, whole genome shotgun sequence genomic stretch:
- the csde1 gene encoding LOW QUALITY PROTEIN: cold shock domain-containing protein E1 (The sequence of the model RefSeq protein was modified relative to this genomic sequence to represent the inferred CDS: deleted 1 base in 1 codon) encodes MEASDTPVAAPTPSTSSQPIPRSASVSCHVSRTSGGKKQKRTPLYQRSMSFDPSLLHNNGHGGFANGTSMGIRETGVVEKLLASYGFIQCSERQARLFFHCSQYNGNLQELKIGDDVEFEVSSDRRTGKPIAVKLVKIKAEMLPEERISGQVVSAIPSHLDGKSAPGQVPTGSVCYERNGEVFYLTYTPEDVEGNVTLDTGDKVSFYMETNKHTGAVSAHNIVLVKKKQSRCQGVVCATKEAFGFIERGDVVKEIFFHYSEFKGDLEALQAGDDVEFTIKERNGKEVATDVRLLPQGTVIFEDISIETFEGTVTKVIPKVPTKNQNDPLPGRISARINFTDKELLFGEKDTKSKVTLLEGDHVQFNISTDRRDKLERATNIDILPDTFHFTKETREMGVIAAMRDGFGFIKCVDRDARMFFHFSEVLEESQLHISDEVEFTVVPDMLSAQRNHAVRIKKLPKGTVSFHTQSELRFMGVVEKEAMPATTNKNSSPSKAKEKDAEEGLIAYEDSGVKNTLPYYIKDLEGGAYPQLGDKVEFSISEVKRTGQQSAVSLKILNRAVGTKRLLGYIATLKDNFGFIETANHDQEIFFHYSEVCGDVDNMDLGDTVEYTLSKGKGNKISAEKVTKVAAVNGVGEDVSTTVFLGKVVRPLRSVDPSQTDYQGLIEITEEGANKGQSYPFGIVGMANKGDCLQKGEMVKFQLCTVAQTGQKMACNIVPQRRALVECVKDQFGFITYEVGESKKLFFHVKEVQDGLELQAGDEVEFSVILNQRTGKCSACNVRRVSEGPKQVATPRPDRLVNRLKSITLDDTNAPRLVIIRQPRGPDNSKGFNVERKSRQPGVTD; translated from the exons ATGGAGGCCTCTGATACCCCTGTTGCTGCCCCCACCCCCTCCACCTCAAGCCAGCCAATCCCCCGCTCTGCCTCAGTGTCATGCCATGTCTCTCGCACATCAGGGGGCAAAAAGCAAAAGCGGACCCCCTTGTATCAGCGATCT ATGAGTTTTGACCCCAGTCTGCTGCATAATAATGGCCATGGTGGCTTTGCCAATGGAACGAGCATGGGAATTCGTGAGACCGGAGTGGTTGAAAAGCTGCTAGCATCATACGGCTTCATTCAGTGCTCTGAGAGACAGGCCCGCCTCTTCTTCCACTGCTCTCAGTACAACGGCAACCTGCAGGAGCTTAAGATCGGAG ATGATGTGGAGTTTGAGGTGTCGTCTGATAGACGCACTGGCAAACCAATTGCGGTGAAGCTGGTAAAAATCAAGGCAGAAATGTTGCCAGAAGAACGAATTTCTGGGCAG GTAGTGTCAGCTATCCCTTCTCACTTGGATGGGAAATCTGCACCGGGCCAAGTGCCCACAGGCAGTGTGTGTTATGAGAGGAATGGG GAAGTGTTTTATTTGACCTACACCCCTGAGGATGTTGAAGGAAATGTTACTTTAGATACTGGAGATAAAGTCAGTTTTTATATGGAGACCAACAAGCA tacTGGTGCTGTTAGTGCTCACAACATTGTATTGGTAAAGAAGAAACAGTCAAGATGTCAGGGAGTTGTTTGTGCTACCAAG GAGGCCTTTGGATTCATTGAAAGAGGGGATGTTGTGAAGGAGATCTTCTTCCACTACAGTGAGTTTAAAGGAGATCTGGAGGCTCTACAAGCTGGAGATGATGTGGAATTCACcattaaagaaagaaat GGCAAGGAAGTGGCCACAGATGTGAGACTGTTGCCTCAGGGCACTGTTATATTTGAGGACATCAGTATTGAGACCTTCGAGGGTACTGTCACCAAGGTTATTCCCAAGGTCCCCACCAAGAATCAG AACGACCCGCTGCCTGGGCGAATCAGTGCCAGAATTAATTTCACTGACAAAGAGCTGCTATTC GGGGAGAAGGACACCAAGTCCAAAGTGACGCTGCTGGAGGGCGACCATGTCCAGTTCAATATATCCACCGACCGTCGGGACAAACTGGAGAGAGCGACAAATATCGACATCCTCCCTGACACCTTTCATTTCACAAAGGAGACCCGCGAAATG GGTGTGATAGCTGCCATGCGGGATGGTTTTGGCTTCATTAAATGTGTGGACCGTGATGCCCGAATGTTCTTCCATTTCAGCGAGGTTCTGGAAGAGAGCCAACTGCACATTTCTGATGAAGTGGAATTCACTGTTGTCCCT GACATGCTGTCAGCCCAAAGGAACCATGCCGTGAGGATCAAAAAGCTGCCCAAGGGCACAGTGTCGTTCCACACTCAATCTGAGCTGCGTTTTATGGGGGTGGTAGAGAAAGAAGCCATGCCTGCTACCACCAACAAGAACTCCAGTCCCAGCAAGGCCAAAGAAAAG GATGCAGAGGAAGGATTGATTGCGTATGAAGACAGTGGTGTGAAGAACACTCTTCCCTACTATATTAAAGACCTGGAGGGAGGTGCTTACCCACAGCTTGGAGACAAG GTGGAGTTCTCCATCAGTGAGGTGAAACGCACTGGACAGCAAAGTGCTGTGTCCCTCAAGATCCTTAATCGTGCTGTTGGCACCAAGAGGCTTCTGGGATACATAGCAACACTGAAAGATAACTTTGGCTTCATAGAAACAGCCAATCATGATCAGGAGATCTTCTTCCACTACAG TGAGGTATGTGGGGATGTGGATAACATGGACCTGGGGGATACAGTGGAGTACACTCTGTCCAAGGGCAAAGGAAATAAAATCAGTGCTGAGAAGGTCACCAAAGTTGCAGCTG tgaaTGGAGTAGGAGAAGATGTGAGTACTACAGTGTTCCTGGGGAAAGTTGTTCGGCCCTTGCGCAGTGTGGACCCCTCTCAGACTGATTATCAAGGCCTTATTGAGATCACAGAGGAAG GAGCCAATAAGGGTCAGAGTTATCCATTTGGCATCGTTGGTATGGCTAATAAAGGTGACTGCCTGCAAAAGGGTGAGATGGTGAAGTTTCAGTTGTGTACAGTGGCCCAGACAGGACAAAAGATGGCCTGCAACATTGTGCCTCAGCGTAGAGCCCTGGTGGAGTGCGTCAAAGATCAG TTTGGTTTCATTACATACGAAGTTGGTGAGAGCAAGAAGCTGTTTTTCCATGTTAAGGAGGTGCAGGATGGTCTGGAGCTCCAGGCTGGTGATGAAGTGGAGTTTTCAGTCATCCTGAACCAACGCACAGGCAAATGCAGTGCCTGCAATGTTCGCAGAGTCAG